Genomic window (Spirosoma sp. KCTC 42546):
TTAGCCATTAGCTAAATGCTTCCCATTTATTAATCTTAGACAATACGATGAAATCTATTTTCTTTTTTTGCTTACTGCTCACCTGTTGTAGTGCTTTTCAGATAGAAATACCGACTCAAACAGGAACCTACGATGTAGTCGTGTATGGAGGAACTCCCGGAGGGGTTATTGCTGCAGTGGCTGCTGCTCGCGAAGGCGCACGTGTGTTGCTTATAGAACAAACCAAACATGTCGGTGGGCTAAATACCAGCGGTATCGGCACCTCCGAATCCGAACACATGATTGAGGAAACGTACTCAGGATTACCGCTGGAATTTTATGAACGGCTGGGTAAGCATTATGGTAAAAATGGGCCGGTGTTCTATTTCGAGTCGCATGTGGCCGAGAAAGTATTTACCGATTTGCTACAGGAGGCAAAGGTGAAGGTAATGTACACCACCTTTATTAAGTCCGCCAAAAAACAGGGAACAGCCATTCAGTCGATAGCATTGACGAACGGCACGTCCGTAGCAGGGAACGTTTTCATTGATGCCACCTACGAAGGCGATTTACTGGCTCGGGTGGGTGTATCGCATACCCACGGCCGGGAGAGCCGGGAGCAGTATGGCGAATCGCTGGCTGGCGTGCGCTTCATTGATACCCCCATTGAAGCCGCTCCTTACGATGATGCCGGTAAGCTACTGCCGGGTTTTGTCGAACGAGCTACTTTAACCGAAGGGCAGGCCAGTGACCGGGTAATGAATTACAATTTTCGGTTGATGATGTCGACTAACACAGACCGGCGACCGTTTCCCAAACCCGCTTCGTATAAACCCGAGCGCTATGTCTTACTAACCCGCTTGCTTAAAAATCACCCGGAAACGAAACTGGTTGATATTATTGACCTATATTCCTGGACCTACCCAAAAGGCAAGTTTGAGACGAACAACAAACAAAAGGCGGTGATTTCACTAGGACATTTTGGTGGGAATGTGGATTATCCAGAGGCCAGTTACGCCCGACGAGAGGCTATTTACCAGGACCATAAATCCTGGACGCTCGGGCTGATGTACTACTTGGCCAACGATCCATCCGTCCCGGAAACCTTGCGTACCGAAACGGCGGGCTACGGCTTGAGTGCGAATGAATTTAAAGACAATGAAAACTTCCCGTACTACCTCTACGTTCGCGAGGCCCGGCGCATGGTTGGGGCGTATGTACAGACCCAAAAAGATATTCTTCAGGAACGTACAAAACCCGATGCCATCTGTTTAGGCTCTCACTGGATTGATAGTCACCATGTGCAACGGGTGGCTGTTTCGAAAACCCAGTTTGTGAACGAAGGGCGTATCTGGGAGCCAATCAGCCAGCCTTACGAAATCTCCTATCGGGCCATCACACCCAAGGCCACCGAGTGTACTAACCTGCTTGTGCCGGTATGTATATCGGCTTCGCACGTAGGCTTTTGCTCGCTCCGAGTCGAATCGACCTGGATGCAATTGGGCAACAGCGCAGGCATAGCCGCTGCTATGGCCGTAAAACAAAAGAAGGCTGTACAGAATTTAAATGCAGACGAGCTCAAGAAGGCGCTGGAGAAGAAGGGCGTCATTCTGAGTATCGATCACCAGGTATGGAACGGCAACCGGGACATGCCCAAAAAATCGTAGAATTAATTGAACCCAGAGCCGCAGAGAACACAGAACTTTATACACCTCTGTGTCCTCTGCGGCTCTGGGTTCAATTGAGTAGGCAGCACCGCACCGTTTCTTTCGGATTATGGAGATAAAGTAGTCTAACCATCGAAAAAATAACCATGAAGCGGTTTCTCATCGTTACGTTTCTTTTCATCAGTTCAATAGCGGCCGCTCAGGTCCGATTCGCCCGGCTATTCTCAGACCATGTCGTACTGCAACGTCAGCAACCAATTCCGGTCTGGGGTTGGGGTAAACCACGCGAAACGGTTCAGGTAACGCTGGCGGGCCAGACTCAACAGGGAAAAGCAGATGCCGATGGAAAATGGCTGGTGAAATTTTTGCCGCTGGAAGCCGGTGGGCCGCATAAACTGGCCATTTCGGCAAAATCAGGGAAAGCTGAAGTAAATGATGTGCTGATTGGCGAGGTGTGGCTCTGCTCCGGTCAGTCTAACATGGAATGGCCAACGAAACAGGCTACTAATTTCCCCACTGAAAAGAAAAATGCCAACTATCCCCAAATTCGCCATTTTCGGGTTGACCACGAATTGGCATTAACGCCCCAAACAGACCTGAAAGCGGGCGATTGGAAAGTTTGCTCGTCCGAAACCGTCGGAGATTTTACGGCCATCGGGTTTTTCTTTGCCCGGGAGTTATACCAAAAATTGAACATACCTATTGGCCTTCTGCATTCATCCTGGGGTGGGTCGCAGGTGGAGGGCTGGATCAGTAAAGAAGGTATGCTCAGCAATGACGAACTTCGGTCGTATGCCCATACTATGCCAACTACCTGGCAGGCCGCTGATAGTATTGTTGATGCCAAACTGCAACTCCAGCTTCTGGGGAAAGTAAACCCAACTGCCGCCGACGAGCAGAACTATCTGGCGACGGGCTATGATTTTTCCAGATGGAAGAAGGCGGATCCGTTTGGGCAGTGGGACTGGAAAGATATGCATGGGTTCCGTGGACAAGGCTACATGGCCAAACTTGTCGACATTCCGGATGATATGGCTGGCGTGCCAACGACGTTGGCATTGGCTGAAAATGACAGTCCCAATGAAATTTATATAAATGGTACCCGGATTGCGGAAGGTGTGTTGACCGGTGTACGAAAGATTGATATACCCGCCAATACCTGGAAGGCTGGCCCCAACCGGATCGTTATTAAGTTTGGCAATATGGTGAAGCCGGCCTGGTATGGGCTTGGGTTGATGGGCTCAGCAACCGATCTCTATGTAAAGAGTGCAGCCCAGCAGGTCAGCCTGGGGGGCGATTGGCAGCTTATGCCTGCTTTCGCTGAAAAGCATGAATACACCCGCTTCATGAACAACGTAGGTATCAGTATCTACAACGCCATGATTGCTCCGTTAATCCCATTTGCCATACGAGGTGTGCTTTGGTACCAGGGCGAAAGTAATGCCGGACGTGCGTATCAGTACCGGCAAACGTTTCCGCTGCTGATTACCGACTGGCGTAAGAAGTGGAATCCAGATGGACGAAACCCGGATTTCTCTTTTTACTTCGTTCAGCTATCCAGCTATGGCGGTAATCAAAGCAGCAATCAGGGCAGCGGCTGGGCCGAACTTCGCGAGGCCCAAACCATGACCTTAAGCCTGCCCAAAACGGGAATGGCCGTTACGACCGATATTGGCAATCCAAAGGATATCCACCCAACAAATAAGCAGGATGTAGGCCATCGGTTGGCGGTAAATGCCTTAAAACTTGATTATGGTCAAGACATAAATTATAGCTCACCGCTTTACGAGTCGGCCAGCTTTGATGCCGGAAAAGCTATTGTTACGTTCAAACACACGGCTAATGGGTTGATGGTGAAAGATAAATACGGATACTTGAAAGGCTTTGAAATTGCGGGGGAGGACAAAGTTTTTCATTATGCCAAAGCTGAAATCAATGGCAACCGTGTCATTGTATCGCACCCGTCTGTTCAGAAACCCGTTGCGGTACGCTATGCCTGGACAGATGCCCCCGACGAGGCTAATCTGTTTAATTCGGAAGGTTTTCCGGCCAGCCCATTTCGAACCGATTCCTGGCCTGCTGTGTCGAAGGATGTTCGCTTCAACTAAATGGAGCCTGGTGTTAAAAGATAAGTTGATAGCTGCCGTAATACTGGCTAGGCTACCCGAATTGGCGGCTGCTGATTTCAGGAATGATTTCTGCCATTCCTGTTCTCCATTCTGGTTAAGCTTGAGGGTTTCCAGCGCGTGTATTGATTGTTGTTAGTGGATGACGTTGACGCTCGTCATTGTATCTCCTTGATTAATGCACTCACCTTTGTAGATCAATTTCAGTATGGTGCATACCGTTACTGGTTATTCAAACGGATTTTAGGTTGATCGTAACTGCCACAAGCCAGACTGTTTATGTGAAAAGTTGATCTGAGGGTAAAATTAATTGGCCCGAAGTAATGCAGCCTTTAGCCTAAACAGGAATTCATATAGCCCGGGAAAGTAGCGCAGTGCCTACTTATGCTTTACTAAAATATCATCCACAATCTTAACATTCAGCCTATTATGACGCGAGCTATACCTGGAATCAAGCAAATTGGGCAGCTATTATTTTCACGAATAGCGCCTGTAATTGGCGGGGGATTACTGTTTATACAACAGGGTTTCGCTCAGTATACGCCCGGAAATTTAGTTGTTCTTCAGGCGGGTACAGGAACGGGCTCGCTAGTCAATACAGGTAATCCAATTGTGCTTCGAGAGTTTACGCCTACCGGAACGGCAAGTACAACGGTTACGGTCTCATCGTCTGGCGGTGACGCACTCATTATAAGTGGAAGTGCTGCTTCGGAAGGTCTCCTGGCCCGTTCGCCAGATGGTCGTTTACTCGTATTTGGGGGTTATGCGCAAACACTGCCAAACTCAACGCAACTGGCAAATTCAACGAGCGCTACCATTAACCGGGCAATAGGTACAGTTGATCCAGCAGGTACGTTCAGCCGGGTTGCAGTGAGCAATACCTTCCATTCGGCAAATAATATACGAGGAGCTGCTTCGGATGGGTTAACGAACTTCTGGTCTGCAGGAGGCAATGATGGGACCGATTATTTTGGTACGGGCACGGTCGCTACCGTCCAGAACGCCAAAGTTAATACGCGTGCAGTGGCTGTTTTTAACAGCAAACTTTACTTTTCAACACAATCAAGTGCAGGTACATCCACATCACTAGGGATTTATCAGGTTGGTTCTGGGTTGCCCACCACGGCGGGGCAACCGATTTCATTGATTATCGACACGGGTACGGGATCGAATGCGGCAGGCTTTTATTTTAATCCTGCTGGTACGATTTGCTACATTGCCGATGGCCGAACAGTAGCGAATGGAGGAGGAATCCAGAAGTGGACATTCAACGGCAGCATATGGTCCTTAGCGTATACATTTGGAACAGGCGCTGCCTCCACCAATGGAGCCTTTGGTGTTGCCGTAGATTTCTCGGGTGCCAGCCCCGTGATTTATGCCACAACAACCGAAAGTACGGCGAACCGCCTGATAAAAGTCACGGATACGGGTTCAGACGCAACAGTTTCGTTAGTAACTACTGCCCCAGCCAACACAAGTTTTCGAGGGGTAGCTTTTGCTCCGGTAACGCCCCAGCCCGATCTTACCATAACGCTTGCCGCGCCAGCCGCGGGTATCGTTAATCAGCCATTCGATTATTCTGTAGTTGTTAGTAACCCAGGGAGTGCCAGTGCTTCAGGCATTAGCGCTCAGGTTACTTTGCCAGCATCGGGCGCTACCTATATTACCGCCGTTGGAGCCAGTGGCTTTACGGCTAATGAGTCAGGAGGTATCGTTACATTTTCCAACGGTACGCTAAGCGCGGGAGGGAGTACCACCCTTACGGTTAGCGTCACACCTACCGTAACCGGCACGCTCGTAAGTGGTATCGCACAGGTTGATCCGTTAAACACCGTTTCTGAAAGCAACGAAGTCAACAACTCGGCTCAATCCGTTACCACCACTGTAGGGGCAGGTAACCAGCCGCCTACAGCTCCTGTGCTTGTCAATCAAGTAGGGAATGTTGGGGTACCCTTTACCTATACAATTCCGGCATTCACTGATCCTGAAAGCCAATCACTGACCTATGTAATTACCGGTGCACCCGGCGACTTAACGGTCGATAATGCTACCCGACTCATAAGTGGTACGCCTACAACTACGGGTATTTCAACCGTAACGGTGGTTGTTACAGATCCCGGTTCACTCTCTGCAACCGGTACATTCACCATTACTATCAATACCAATCAGCCACCGGTTGCCCCGTCAATTGCGAATCAGACTGCCACGGTTGGTACGGCGTTCAGCTTTACAGTACCGGCGTTTACAGATCCGGAAAGTCAGTCGTTAACCTACGCTATCTCTGGTGTGGGCAATGGACTGTCGGCTAATAATAACACCCGGATCATTAATGGCACACCTACGGCCAGTAGTGTACAGATGGTGACCGTTGTGGCCAGTGATCCAACGGGCCAAACGGCTACCGCTACATTTTCACTTTCGGTTAGTGCAACCCCGGCAGGGTTAATTCAGATTACTGAATACATGTATGCATCAATTAATGAGGGGGGATCTGGTGTTGGAGAATTCGTTGAACTGACGAATGTGGGTAACGCGCCGATTGACCTGACTGGCTGGAGTTTCGATGATAACTCGCGGCAACCCGGATCGTTTACTGGAGTCAGCGCATTCGGTGTTGTTCAGCCTAACGAATCGGTGATTATTACCGATGCCACCGCCGAGCAATTTCGATCGTTCTGGTTTCTTCCCGCATCCGTCAAAGTAGTGGGAGAAAACAGCCAGAATCTGGGCCGAAGCGATGAGATCAATATCTACGATGCCAGTACTAATCTCGTAGCCCGACTTACGTTCAATGATCAGGGGGCCAATCCATCGGGTACGGTCCGTACGCAGTTTGTAAGCGCCTGGCCACAGCGTAATTTATTGGGTCAAACGAATACGGGTGGTTGGCAGCTCTCCGTCGTCAATGATAGTCAGGATTCTTACATGGCTACTACCGGCGACGTAGGCAACCCTGGTGGTTACTTTATTCCCCTTAATCGGTCTGTCAGTATTCATGCCACAACTAACTCGGCCTATCTCAACTTATCCAGCAGCGGCCCTGCCTTTGTAAGTGGCGTACTGAATGACCCCACTGATCCAGCCAGTACGATTGGCCTAAATTTTACCCTAAGTGCCGCCACTAACCTGACCGTGACCGCCAGTAGTAGCAACGCCAGCGTCGTGACCGATGCCAATCTGAATCTGACCGGAACAGGAGCCAGCCGGAATCTCAAAATCACACCCAATGGGATTGGTTATACCACGATAACCCTCACCGTTAGTAGCAGTACCGCATCGGGTTCTTATGTACTTAATTATGCCGCTTCGGCGGCTTCAACTACGCCCGCATTGACACGGTTTCATACGGGGGCTAGTGATGCTTCTACCGCTATCCGTGTCGATGCGGATTATATGCTGGTGGGCGATAGTGAAAACCAGGTTCTTCGACTTTACAATCGGCAGAACTCAGGCTTGCCGCTGGCCGGATTTGATTATAGCTCTTCACTAAATCTGACTGATCTGGCAGGTGCAGTACCTCGAGAAGTAGCTCTTGAGGCATCGGCTATAGCGGGGAACCGCATTTACTGGTTTGGCTCACAGAGTAACAAAGCAGGTGGAGGGGCACGACCGAACCGCGACCGGGTGTATGCTACGGATGTAACCCTAAATGGTGCTAACACGACCCTGGCTTATGTGAGCCGCTACGACTACCTACGGGAGGATATTATTGCCTGGGATGTGAACAACAGTCATGGTAAAGGAGCAAACTATTACGGCTTACAGGCCAGCGCCGATGCCGCTACAGACCCGAAAGCTTCTTCTGGCTACAACATTGAAGGGGCTGAATTTGCGCCCGATGGTAGCACCGTTTATATCGGATTCCGTGCCCCGCAGGTACCCTTGCCAGGCCGGCCAAAGGCGTTGATCATTCCTATCACAAATCTGGCTGGTATTTTGGCGTCTACGGGTGGAACGCTGGGTTCCGCTACCTTTGGCGCCCCCATTGAGCTGGATCTGGGTGGTCGCGGCATCCGGGAGATTCGAAAAAATGCGGCTAATCAGTACCTGATCATCGCCGGATCATCAGGTGGTGCTTCGAATACTCCGCCTGATGATTTCAGACTCTACACCTGGACGGGAGCAGCCACGGATGCACCGGTGCTTCGGGCCGATAACCTGGCTACGCTGGCGGTAGATGGAAGCTTTGAAGCGATTGTAGAGGTACCGTCTGATTTAACGGTAACCAGTCAAATTCAGTTACTTGTTGACAATGGAGATGCGGTTTATTACAACGATGCCACAATTGCCAAGGACTTACCACAGGCCAATTTCAAGAAGTTCCGTAGCGAAGTGATTACCCTGGGTACAGCCCAGCAGCACGATCTGTCGCCCACGGTAGATTTGCCCCAGGCTAATTTTGACGTGAGTGGTCCTGATGCTACCCGCAACTTTATTGTCACGATTGGGGAAGTGGGCGGATTAGCAACTACTGCGGGTACTATTGTCATTACCATGACCGCACCAGCTGGTTATACTGTTTCGTTTGATAATACCCTCACCAGCATCAATGTGACAGATGGGTCCAATAATCCGGTTACAGTGGCTAATACGAAGTGGACAGTTACGAGTAATGTGGCAGACCGCCAGTTGAGTTTGCGTATTAATAGTGGGCAGTTGATCGGAGCGGGTGGTCAGGCTGTATTAGGATTTAGCATAACCCGCACAACAGCTAATTCGGGTAGTGTTTCGAATATCATTGTTAATGTGCAGGACGATGGAGCAAACAACTATGACAGCAACTCTGCTAATAACGTATATTCCCGAATTGTTACTGGACTGTAACGGTGATAATCTGATGAGCTATTAATCAGGATTTAGACAGTCTATTTTATGTGTGTTGACCAGGGGACGAAAACTCTCTGTTAATGCTGTTCAGCAGATCGTCTTCTGTATACGGTTTTTTTAGGTAGCCCATTGCGCCTAATTCCAGCCCTCTTCGCTCGTCAATTGGCTCAGCCAGTGCTGAGATAAAATAGAACGGAAGATCCTGAAATTCAACCGTTCTTCGTATGCTGGTTAATACATCGTATCCACTTAGGCCTGGCATCAATACATCACAAAAAACCAGGTCCGGCTTACATTTGTGAATCAATTCCAGGCCCGTATTTCCTTCAGGGGCCGATAACACCCGGAAGCCCGCTAGTTCTAATAGTTCAACTGTACCCTCACGGATATCGGTATTGTCTTCAATGATAAGTAGGGTTCTCATAAACGCTAAGGAGAATGAATTAAACGTAATTATCACAGCATGATTGATCGTACTCACTAACGATGGTTCACTTGGCTACAAACGGTTTTTTTAGGTAATGTAACGTGTTGCTCCAAGCAGATTCTTTTGGCGCTATTGTGTAAATAACCAGCGTATATAGAGTCCAGGATGCCCAAAGGGTCTATAAAAACTACGTTGGAAGACTATCAATAAATTTAGCTTATAAGGTATACGTTCACGTATAGAGCGTCTTGCTAGTCAAAGCTATACTTTGTTTAACTTTTATCCAATAATAAGGTATTAAAAGTTAAACAAAGTATAGCTTTTTGGTTTTATATATATGAAAAACAACAAAATATTTATTTGAAGTCTCGGCAGTAATTTATGAACTAAGGTAACGAGCCTATGTAATACTGAAAATAGGATTTAATTATGTTTATATAAATAATATATAGGTCGCTATAAATTAAATATTGACCAATATTGGCTATGCACTTAATTCAAATCATACTGCTTCCGTCGATTCATTAACACATTTGTTGGCGCTCCTAGCAGAGCGTTTGTGAATCAACTGTTTATGCCGCTGTATCTGCAATGGCTATGATTGTCTACGCAGGCATGGGATCGACACTATAGTACACCCGATATGAACACTAACCTTAATCCTCTTCGACTTCCTCTGCCAGCGAAAGCTCTCAAAGTATACATTCGTAAACGTGGTAAACTTGATTTTCCGGTTGCAGATCTGATGTTCCTGCAAGCGATCAGTAATTATTGCTGGCTCCACTGGCAGAATGGGCAACGGATGCTCATGCCACGTACCTTGAAATATTACATGGACAGATTGCCGGACGATTGTTTTATTCGACTGCACCGCAATTGCATCGTTAACCTACAGTACATAAGGCGAATAGAGCGAACGAATACGGATAAAGGGGGTTT
Coding sequences:
- a CDS encoding sialate O-acetylesterase produces the protein MKRFLIVTFLFISSIAAAQVRFARLFSDHVVLQRQQPIPVWGWGKPRETVQVTLAGQTQQGKADADGKWLVKFLPLEAGGPHKLAISAKSGKAEVNDVLIGEVWLCSGQSNMEWPTKQATNFPTEKKNANYPQIRHFRVDHELALTPQTDLKAGDWKVCSSETVGDFTAIGFFFARELYQKLNIPIGLLHSSWGGSQVEGWISKEGMLSNDELRSYAHTMPTTWQAADSIVDAKLQLQLLGKVNPTAADEQNYLATGYDFSRWKKADPFGQWDWKDMHGFRGQGYMAKLVDIPDDMAGVPTTLALAENDSPNEIYINGTRIAEGVLTGVRKIDIPANTWKAGPNRIVIKFGNMVKPAWYGLGLMGSATDLYVKSAAQQVSLGGDWQLMPAFAEKHEYTRFMNNVGISIYNAMIAPLIPFAIRGVLWYQGESNAGRAYQYRQTFPLLITDWRKKWNPDGRNPDFSFYFVQLSSYGGNQSSNQGSGWAELREAQTMTLSLPKTGMAVTTDIGNPKDIHPTNKQDVGHRLAVNALKLDYGQDINYSSPLYESASFDAGKAIVTFKHTANGLMVKDKYGYLKGFEIAGEDKVFHYAKAEINGNRVIVSHPSVQKPVAVRYAWTDAPDEANLFNSEGFPASPFRTDSWPAVSKDVRFN
- a CDS encoding LytTR family DNA-binding domain-containing protein, yielding MNTNLNPLRLPLPAKALKVYIRKRGKLDFPVADLMFLQAISNYCWLHWQNGQRMLMPRTLKYYMDRLPDDCFIRLHRNCIVNLQYIRRIERTNTDKGGLVYLQSGAILPISRRRWLSSHQLLAAHCLPTDY
- a CDS encoding S-layer family protein, encoding MTRAIPGIKQIGQLLFSRIAPVIGGGLLFIQQGFAQYTPGNLVVLQAGTGTGSLVNTGNPIVLREFTPTGTASTTVTVSSSGGDALIISGSAASEGLLARSPDGRLLVFGGYAQTLPNSTQLANSTSATINRAIGTVDPAGTFSRVAVSNTFHSANNIRGAASDGLTNFWSAGGNDGTDYFGTGTVATVQNAKVNTRAVAVFNSKLYFSTQSSAGTSTSLGIYQVGSGLPTTAGQPISLIIDTGTGSNAAGFYFNPAGTICYIADGRTVANGGGIQKWTFNGSIWSLAYTFGTGAASTNGAFGVAVDFSGASPVIYATTTESTANRLIKVTDTGSDATVSLVTTAPANTSFRGVAFAPVTPQPDLTITLAAPAAGIVNQPFDYSVVVSNPGSASASGISAQVTLPASGATYITAVGASGFTANESGGIVTFSNGTLSAGGSTTLTVSVTPTVTGTLVSGIAQVDPLNTVSESNEVNNSAQSVTTTVGAGNQPPTAPVLVNQVGNVGVPFTYTIPAFTDPESQSLTYVITGAPGDLTVDNATRLISGTPTTTGISTVTVVVTDPGSLSATGTFTITINTNQPPVAPSIANQTATVGTAFSFTVPAFTDPESQSLTYAISGVGNGLSANNNTRIINGTPTASSVQMVTVVASDPTGQTATATFSLSVSATPAGLIQITEYMYASINEGGSGVGEFVELTNVGNAPIDLTGWSFDDNSRQPGSFTGVSAFGVVQPNESVIITDATAEQFRSFWFLPASVKVVGENSQNLGRSDEINIYDASTNLVARLTFNDQGANPSGTVRTQFVSAWPQRNLLGQTNTGGWQLSVVNDSQDSYMATTGDVGNPGGYFIPLNRSVSIHATTNSAYLNLSSSGPAFVSGVLNDPTDPASTIGLNFTLSAATNLTVTASSSNASVVTDANLNLTGTGASRNLKITPNGIGYTTITLTVSSSTASGSYVLNYAASAASTTPALTRFHTGASDASTAIRVDADYMLVGDSENQVLRLYNRQNSGLPLAGFDYSSSLNLTDLAGAVPREVALEASAIAGNRIYWFGSQSNKAGGGARPNRDRVYATDVTLNGANTTLAYVSRYDYLREDIIAWDVNNSHGKGANYYGLQASADAATDPKASSGYNIEGAEFAPDGSTVYIGFRAPQVPLPGRPKALIIPITNLAGILASTGGTLGSATFGAPIELDLGGRGIREIRKNAANQYLIIAGSSGGASNTPPDDFRLYTWTGAATDAPVLRADNLATLAVDGSFEAIVEVPSDLTVTSQIQLLVDNGDAVYYNDATIAKDLPQANFKKFRSEVITLGTAQQHDLSPTVDLPQANFDVSGPDATRNFIVTIGEVGGLATTAGTIVITMTAPAGYTVSFDNTLTSINVTDGSNNPVTVANTKWTVTSNVADRQLSLRINSGQLIGAGGQAVLGFSITRTTANSGSVSNIIVNVQDDGANNYDSNSANNVYSRIVTGL
- a CDS encoding FAD-dependent oxidoreductase; the protein is MKSIFFFCLLLTCCSAFQIEIPTQTGTYDVVVYGGTPGGVIAAVAAAREGARVLLIEQTKHVGGLNTSGIGTSESEHMIEETYSGLPLEFYERLGKHYGKNGPVFYFESHVAEKVFTDLLQEAKVKVMYTTFIKSAKKQGTAIQSIALTNGTSVAGNVFIDATYEGDLLARVGVSHTHGRESREQYGESLAGVRFIDTPIEAAPYDDAGKLLPGFVERATLTEGQASDRVMNYNFRLMMSTNTDRRPFPKPASYKPERYVLLTRLLKNHPETKLVDIIDLYSWTYPKGKFETNNKQKAVISLGHFGGNVDYPEASYARREAIYQDHKSWTLGLMYYLANDPSVPETLRTETAGYGLSANEFKDNENFPYYLYVREARRMVGAYVQTQKDILQERTKPDAICLGSHWIDSHHVQRVAVSKTQFVNEGRIWEPISQPYEISYRAITPKATECTNLLVPVCISASHVGFCSLRVESTWMQLGNSAGIAAAMAVKQKKAVQNLNADELKKALEKKGVILSIDHQVWNGNRDMPKKS
- a CDS encoding response regulator, whose product is MRTLLIIEDNTDIREGTVELLELAGFRVLSAPEGNTGLELIHKCKPDLVFCDVLMPGLSGYDVLTSIRRTVEFQDLPFYFISALAEPIDERRGLELGAMGYLKKPYTEDDLLNSINREFSSPGQHT